CTTCCTCTACTCCTCTGAAAGAGTAAAGAGTTAAACTTCCTGCAGCTAGTACTGCGCATAAAACTAATTTTTTCATACTAAAACGTTTTTAATTTGTTAAACTTATCCCAAAGATAAAATAAATATTTCAACAATGCAAGAAATATTACTATTTTTTTATTCATAAAATAATATTTTAATTATAAAATACTGTTTATAAGAATTTTATATTACAAAAAATATTTCTTTTATTAGTGATTTTAAATGTAAAAATTACTAAACCTATTTATAAGAAACTTCTCTTTCTAGTATTATACGGGGGGGCAATATAAATCAATTTAATTTTTTCCTTATAAACCTGCTTAACTAATTGATTGCAAAACCAACAAGTTGTTTTCTTTGATAAGATTATCATCTAAAGAAATATTCTTAACCTTGTGTTCACCATTTTCATTAAAACTTTTCCAATTGTGTAGATAAATAATCTTTTGTATTACTACTCATCATATAATATTTAGGCTAATATATATTTTGAGTAAAATACAACAAAATAGGTGTTCCTATTAAGTAGGTAGCTCTTTTTTTAGCAAAAGACAAAACGGTCTTTATCAATAAAGAAGTCTAAACTTCCAAACTCTGCCACCCATTTCCAAAAGCGACCGCCTTTACTTCACCGAATTGCATTCAAAGTATCTTCGCTAAAAAAGATACCAAATTATGGAGGTGATAGTTATTGAAAAAAAATATTTGAACAAATCAATCAAAAATTAGGGGACTTACTCAAACAAACAAAGTCCGTAGTAGAAACACATCAAGCCATTTGTCAGGACAAAAAATGGTTGGACACACAAGAGGTCTGTCAGTTGTTGGGCATTAGCAAACGGACACTTCAAAATTACAAAGACCGAAATTTACTGCCTTATTCGTACATCAATCGAAAAAACTACTACAAGCGTAGCGATGTACTTCATTTATTAGAAAATCAAACTGCAAAAACTGAAATCTAATGGAACTCTATACAGAACAAACGGAAGAAATGGCTTCTTACCAAAAGCAAATACAAGAGCTTAATGAATATGTAAAGTTTTTGTTAGAGCATTTTAAACCTGTATTTAATGGGGAAATTTATTTATCTGGAAAAGAATTGTGTGAATTATTGCATATAAGCCAAAGAACCCTCCAACAATATAGAGATGATGGCTTTTTGCCTTACATTCAAATTGAGGGTAAAATTTTGTACAAAGAGAGCGATGTACTAAAAATATTGGAGAATAACTATAAGGCAATATAACGATTATCTAAAAGTTTACGAATTGTTTTTTAGCATCAATGATTATAAGGCATTGAATATTCAAAAACCGACCGCTAATCCATTTCTAAGATTGGGCTTCTTTTTGCTTCTTTTTCTTTGCCTCAGAAAGAAAAAGAAGTCCGCAAAAAATCTCAAGCGTTTTGCTTATAAAAAGTCGTACTTGTACGGCGTTATAAGCCATAGGCTTGTATCCTTTGGTTGGGTTCAAAAAAGTCTTTAAAGAAATGAGGAGTGTAGCGATAAACCTGCCTTGCAGAGATTTATCGCTTAATGACGAATGTATGTAAAGTCTTTTTTGAACCGCCCTTGCCTTACAATGGCAAAGGCTGTGTTCTATACTCTTTTAAATTCAAAAAGAACCCCCTATACTTGATAAATCCGTTTCTAAACATATCCCAAAGCAAAGAAATACCCATTTGAGCAAGGGTTGAGTTAATAAACAAATCTTGCTTGTGTAAAGCATCTGCAAGTGAACAACTCGGTGTGTCGTCTATTTCTTCGGATTGTTTTAATAAGTCGGCAAATTCATCGGTAATAAAAGGGAGTTTTCCAATGGGTTGATACTTATTAGACTTTGGTTGCTCGTGTTTACCTA
This Riemerella anatipestifer DNA region includes the following protein-coding sequences:
- a CDS encoding helix-turn-helix domain-containing protein, with the translated sequence MELYTEQTEEMASYQKQIQELNEYVKFLLEHFKPVFNGEIYLSGKELCELLHISQRTLQQYRDDGFLPYIQIEGKILYKESDVLKILENNYKAI